A single region of the Streptomyces sp. ITFR-16 genome encodes:
- a CDS encoding alkaline phosphatase family protein — MTLPITRRRMLRTAAATFGAIAAGEAQAGAAEHHLPKGFNGDMSDLRHVVILMQENRSFDHYLGQLPGVRGHHDRQVLTFQDGTDVFQQRDAAGAIVTPAVSTATWSDNHSFYGANGGRWNTWVKDKGDHCMWYYTPDYMPWMYSLASQYTVCDMNFCSLHGPTIPNRYYLMTGAAGGETSNARQNDYSRTWTTVPEQLQQAGIDWRVYSDNSGNGVGGSLQNGYVGEYGCNVTNSFASFDPRTADEADLAPGTGRIWKANSFVYEGATTPNDDSEANLDAVLRDLIAACEPGAEHPLPEVSWVVMPAAWSEHPGFDTVHGERYMNKVLRTLQSNEEIWNHTLVIITYDENDGKFDHVLPPRPEPGTAGEFSGTTPYGFGPRVPMLLVSPWTRGGYVASEVFDHTSTVKFLETWAASLGKPFTCPNITDWRRSVAGDLTSAIDFAHPRPGPVVIADPVTGTPPKPSRHRMKPRGLSFHPHATLTEDRAAGTVTAAMTLAGGPAGKAVSLQVFPDWYLPFDNTPFTVSAAAPRTYTWDTTETDGAYAFSVYGPDGFLRSFAGQVVPAGERGRHIGIPRVGAELVGGRRPVVRLRLHNDGRHPVRYTLKANDYLGGTRKHLVPGGASVVVHWPTEDGSYDVVLTADTGTGWTQRYAGRVSTV, encoded by the coding sequence ATGACTCTCCCCATCACCCGGCGCAGAATGCTCCGGACGGCAGCCGCCACCTTCGGTGCGATCGCGGCCGGCGAGGCGCAGGCCGGTGCGGCCGAACACCACCTGCCCAAGGGCTTCAACGGCGACATGTCCGATCTGAGGCACGTGGTGATCCTGATGCAGGAGAACCGTTCCTTCGATCACTACCTCGGCCAGCTGCCCGGGGTGCGCGGCCACCACGACAGACAGGTCCTCACCTTCCAGGACGGCACGGACGTCTTCCAGCAGCGCGATGCCGCCGGAGCCATCGTGACACCCGCCGTCTCGACCGCCACCTGGAGCGACAACCACAGCTTCTACGGTGCCAACGGCGGGCGTTGGAACACCTGGGTGAAGGACAAGGGCGACCACTGCATGTGGTACTACACGCCCGACTACATGCCGTGGATGTACTCGCTCGCCTCCCAGTACACCGTCTGCGACATGAACTTCTGCTCCCTGCACGGGCCGACCATCCCGAACCGCTACTACCTCATGACCGGTGCGGCGGGCGGCGAGACCTCCAACGCCCGGCAGAACGACTACAGCCGCACCTGGACCACGGTCCCCGAGCAGCTCCAGCAGGCCGGCATCGACTGGCGGGTCTACTCCGACAACAGCGGCAACGGCGTCGGCGGCAGCCTCCAGAACGGCTATGTCGGCGAGTACGGCTGCAACGTCACCAACAGCTTCGCCTCCTTCGACCCCCGCACGGCCGACGAGGCCGACCTCGCACCGGGCACCGGCAGGATCTGGAAGGCCAACTCCTTCGTCTACGAGGGTGCGACGACACCCAACGACGACTCCGAGGCCAACCTCGACGCGGTGCTCCGCGACCTGATCGCGGCCTGCGAGCCGGGGGCGGAGCATCCCCTTCCCGAGGTCTCCTGGGTGGTGATGCCCGCCGCGTGGAGCGAGCACCCGGGCTTCGACACCGTCCACGGCGAGCGCTACATGAACAAGGTGCTCCGCACGCTCCAGAGCAACGAGGAGATCTGGAACCACACCTTGGTGATCATCACCTACGACGAGAACGACGGAAAGTTCGACCACGTCCTGCCGCCGCGCCCGGAGCCGGGCACGGCCGGTGAGTTCTCCGGCACCACGCCGTACGGGTTCGGCCCCCGGGTGCCGATGCTGCTGGTCTCACCGTGGACCCGGGGCGGCTATGTCGCGTCGGAGGTGTTCGACCACACCTCGACGGTGAAGTTCCTGGAGACCTGGGCCGCCTCGCTGGGCAAGCCGTTCACCTGCCCGAACATCACCGACTGGCGCCGGTCCGTCGCCGGCGACCTGACCAGCGCGATCGACTTCGCGCACCCGCGTCCGGGCCCGGTCGTCATCGCCGACCCCGTCACCGGCACCCCGCCGAAGCCGTCGCGGCACCGGATGAAGCCCCGCGGCCTCTCCTTTCACCCGCACGCCACCCTCACCGAGGACCGCGCCGCCGGCACGGTGACCGCGGCCATGACGCTGGCCGGCGGCCCGGCGGGCAAGGCGGTGAGCCTCCAGGTCTTCCCCGACTGGTATCTCCCCTTCGACAACACGCCGTTCACGGTGAGCGCGGCGGCTCCGCGTACGTACACCTGGGACACGACGGAGACCGACGGCGCGTACGCGTTCTCCGTCTACGGGCCCGACGGCTTCCTGCGCTCCTTCGCCGGGCAGGTGGTTCCCGCGGGCGAGCGGGGCAGGCACATCGGCATCCCGCGCGTCGGGGCGGAGCTCGTCGGGGGCAGGAGGCCCGTGGTCCGGCTGAGGCTGCACAACGACGGCAGGCACCCCGTCCGGTACACCCTGAAGGCCAACGACTACCTCGGCGGCACCCGGAAGCACCTCGTCCCCGGCGGCGCATCCGTCGTCGTGCACTGGCCCACCGAGGACGGCTCCTACGACGTGGTGCTCACCGCCGACACCGGGACCGGCTGGACCCAGCGGTACGCCGGCCGCGTGTCGACGGTCTGA
- a CDS encoding helix-turn-helix domain-containing protein translates to MPRPDPEQPAANDAHLHAATLKRLEQSSGRLAANAIARMDESLPWYRAMPPENRSWIGLVAQAGIAAFTEWFRHPETPQAISTDVFGTAPRELTRAITLRQTVEMVRTTIEVMEAAIDEVAAPGDESVLREALLVYAREIAFATAQVYAQAAEARGAWDARLESLVVNAVLSGEADEGAVSRAAALGWNSPEHVCVLLGTAPDGDSELTVEAIRRAARHAKLQVLTGVLGNRLVVIAGGSDNPLQVAKALIGPYAAGPVVAGPVVPDLLAATRSAQAAAAGLKACGAWQDAPRPVLADDLLPERAMAGDPAARDQLVEEIYRPLEEAGSALLETLSVYLEQASSLEGAARMLFVHPNTVRYRLRRVTDVTGWSPSDVRSAFTLRIALILGRLADRDTQS, encoded by the coding sequence GTGCCCCGACCCGATCCTGAGCAGCCCGCTGCGAACGACGCCCATCTCCATGCCGCGACCCTGAAGCGGCTGGAGCAGTCCTCCGGCCGACTGGCCGCGAACGCGATCGCCCGCATGGACGAGTCGCTGCCGTGGTACCGGGCGATGCCTCCGGAGAACCGGTCCTGGATCGGCCTGGTGGCCCAGGCCGGTATCGCCGCGTTCACCGAGTGGTTCCGGCACCCCGAGACCCCGCAGGCCATCTCGACCGACGTCTTCGGTACGGCTCCGCGCGAGCTGACCCGGGCGATCACGCTGCGCCAGACCGTCGAGATGGTGCGTACGACGATCGAGGTCATGGAGGCGGCGATCGACGAGGTCGCCGCGCCCGGCGACGAGTCGGTGCTGCGCGAGGCGCTGCTCGTCTACGCCCGCGAGATCGCCTTCGCCACCGCCCAGGTGTACGCGCAGGCGGCCGAGGCGCGGGGCGCCTGGGACGCCCGGCTCGAATCGCTGGTGGTCAACGCGGTGCTGTCCGGCGAGGCCGACGAGGGCGCCGTCTCCCGGGCCGCCGCGCTCGGCTGGAACTCCCCCGAACACGTCTGCGTCCTGCTCGGCACCGCCCCCGACGGCGACAGCGAGCTGACCGTGGAGGCGATCCGCCGGGCCGCCCGGCACGCCAAGCTCCAGGTCCTGACCGGGGTGCTCGGCAACCGGCTGGTCGTCATCGCGGGCGGCAGCGACAACCCGCTCCAGGTCGCGAAGGCCCTGATCGGCCCGTACGCGGCGGGGCCGGTCGTCGCCGGCCCGGTGGTGCCCGACCTGCTGGCGGCCACCCGGTCCGCGCAGGCGGCGGCGGCCGGGCTCAAGGCGTGCGGCGCCTGGCAGGACGCGCCGAGGCCGGTGCTCGCGGACGATCTCCTGCCGGAGCGCGCGATGGCGGGCGACCCGGCCGCGCGGGATCAGTTGGTGGAGGAGATCTACAGACCGCTCGAAGAAGCGGGTTCGGCCCTCCTGGAGACGCTGAGTGTGTATCTGGAACAGGCGAGCAGCCTGGAGGGCGCGGCCCGGATGCTGTTCGTCCATCCCAACACCGTGCGCTACCGGCTCCGACGTGTGACAGACGTCACCGGCTGGTCGCCCTCCGATGTCCGCTCGGCGTTCACTCTGCGGATCGCCCTGATCCTGGGGCGTCTGGCCGACAGGGATACCCAGTCCTAG
- a CDS encoding MerR family transcriptional regulator translates to MTVMETTSTTATGTDRCASAPTAHPRPEGQDRYTISEVAAFTGLSAHTLRWYERIGLMSHVDRSHTGQRRFTNRDLDWLAFVGKLRLTGMPVAHMVRYAELIREGDHTFEERQELLEATRRDVRTRIAELQDTLAVLDYKIDFYAGARRAPERPST, encoded by the coding sequence ATGACGGTGATGGAGACCACTTCGACCACGGCGACCGGGACCGACCGCTGCGCTTCGGCCCCCACCGCGCACCCGCGCCCCGAGGGGCAGGACCGGTACACGATCAGCGAGGTGGCCGCGTTCACCGGCCTCAGTGCCCACACGCTGCGCTGGTACGAGCGGATCGGCCTGATGTCGCACGTCGACCGCTCGCACACCGGCCAGCGCCGCTTCACCAACCGCGACCTGGACTGGCTCGCCTTCGTCGGCAAGCTGCGGCTGACCGGGATGCCGGTCGCCCACATGGTCCGGTACGCGGAGCTGATACGCGAGGGCGACCACACCTTCGAGGAACGCCAGGAGCTGCTGGAGGCGACCCGCCGCGACGTCCGCACGCGGATAGCGGAGCTCCAGGACACCCTAGCCGTGCTCGACTACAAGATCGACTTTTATGCGGGCGCCCGACGGGCGCCGGAAAGGCCCAGTACCTGA
- a CDS encoding DUF4429 domain-containing protein: protein MGDVLAGIHATWEFDTDSVLIRFERGIRTPRLFQSLRERRVPYAALSSVTLTPGKRGTVVLRAVPRPGADPLVEAAAGQLKDGCDPYRLVLPAERETLAEYYADELRTCLGPDADEPAERFLVAAPEAPMHFKAYDGRAGFDGERVSFRWFWTGASSEKWKAGDQTFPVSDLCGVEWRSPEAFEGYLRLLPRGLDGAVPAADALAGPGPVAGAGLRPGIAPSTQPVEPRPARADQDPAAVIFGLGYGPVHESLPFAAAVLESVRRKQSAPLATAPPAAGARRDPADIAERIHHLGELHRAGLVTDDEFSAKKAQLLAEL from the coding sequence ATGGGTGATGTGCTGGCCGGAATTCATGCCACCTGGGAGTTCGACACCGACTCCGTGCTCATCCGCTTCGAACGGGGTATCCGTACGCCGAGGCTCTTCCAGAGCCTCCGAGAGCGCCGCGTCCCGTACGCGGCGCTGTCGTCGGTGACGCTGACCCCGGGCAAGCGGGGCACGGTGGTGCTGCGCGCGGTGCCGAGACCGGGTGCCGATCCCCTGGTGGAGGCTGCCGCCGGGCAGCTGAAGGACGGCTGCGATCCGTACCGCCTGGTGCTCCCCGCCGAGCGCGAGACGCTCGCGGAGTACTACGCGGACGAGCTGCGCACCTGTCTGGGACCCGACGCGGACGAACCCGCCGAGCGCTTCCTGGTCGCGGCCCCCGAGGCCCCGATGCACTTCAAGGCGTACGACGGCCGGGCCGGCTTCGACGGGGAGCGGGTCTCCTTCCGCTGGTTCTGGACGGGCGCCTCCTCGGAGAAGTGGAAGGCCGGTGACCAGACGTTCCCGGTCAGTGACCTGTGCGGGGTCGAGTGGCGCTCGCCGGAGGCGTTCGAGGGCTATCTGCGCCTGCTGCCGAGGGGGCTCGACGGCGCGGTGCCGGCGGCGGACGCCCTCGCCGGACCGGGCCCGGTCGCCGGGGCGGGGCTGCGGCCCGGTATCGCGCCGAGCACGCAGCCGGTGGAGCCGCGGCCTGCCCGCGCCGACCAGGACCCGGCCGCGGTGATCTTCGGTCTGGGCTACGGCCCGGTGCACGAGTCGCTGCCGTTCGCCGCAGCCGTGCTGGAGTCCGTCCGCAGGAAGCAGTCGGCGCCCCTGGCGACGGCTCCCCCGGCGGCCGGGGCCCGGCGCGACCCGGCGGACATCGCCGAGCGGATCCACCACCTCGGTGAGCTGCACCGGGCGGGACTGGTCACGGACGACGAGTTCAGCGCGAAGAAGGCGCAGCTCCTCGCCGAGTTGTAG
- a CDS encoding sensor histidine kinase has translation MSTSSQPPLAGARKRWQRLLPYAAVIALTALFVPVTIASLKDQYGLDGGTAGALAVAQAAPLLMLARRPLWAWWIIFPADIAGALVLLGLPAEKYDVWPWTPTALIAHLFVLLALALREGRRTLVLVWLATGAAGLVLHLVSPERSNGSALLLFLIGAVVLVIGAALRERGVAQRRLVEQETISAEERARRTLLEERTRIARELHDVVAHHMSVITVQADSAPYRLKGLPPEAGEEFEAIAASARESLAEMRRLLVVLRSDGTEGERAPQPGLGRVQQLVEATVRAGLPAELSMPAGLTGIPPAVDLSAYRIVQEALANVVRHAPGAGTRVSVRSDGAHLTVLVVNGPAQPSGSLPGPRAPVETSGTGHGLVGMRERVRLTGGTLDVGPLPDGGFRVAARLPLPPSSPPRNGNPEDS, from the coding sequence ATGTCCACGTCCTCCCAGCCCCCGCTGGCCGGTGCCCGCAAGCGGTGGCAGCGGCTCCTCCCGTACGCCGCCGTCATCGCGCTCACCGCGCTGTTCGTCCCGGTGACGATCGCGTCCCTGAAGGACCAGTACGGCCTGGACGGCGGTACCGCGGGCGCGCTCGCCGTCGCGCAGGCGGCCCCGCTGCTGATGCTGGCCCGCCGCCCGCTGTGGGCCTGGTGGATCATCTTCCCGGCGGACATCGCGGGCGCGCTGGTGCTGCTGGGCCTGCCGGCCGAGAAGTACGACGTCTGGCCGTGGACGCCGACCGCACTGATCGCCCATCTCTTCGTGCTGCTCGCCCTGGCGCTGCGCGAGGGGCGGCGGACGCTGGTCCTGGTCTGGCTGGCGACCGGCGCGGCGGGGCTCGTGCTGCATCTGGTCTCCCCCGAGCGCAGCAACGGCAGTGCGCTGCTGCTGTTCCTCATCGGCGCGGTGGTGCTGGTGATCGGCGCGGCGCTGCGGGAACGGGGCGTCGCCCAGCGCCGCCTGGTCGAGCAGGAGACCATCAGCGCGGAGGAGCGGGCGCGGCGCACACTGCTGGAGGAGCGCACCAGGATCGCCCGCGAGCTGCACGACGTGGTGGCGCACCACATGTCGGTGATCACGGTCCAGGCGGACTCCGCCCCGTACCGCCTGAAGGGGCTGCCGCCGGAGGCGGGCGAGGAGTTCGAGGCCATCGCGGCGAGTGCGCGGGAGTCCCTCGCGGAGATGCGGCGGCTGCTGGTGGTGCTGCGCAGCGACGGCACCGAGGGCGAACGGGCCCCGCAGCCGGGCCTCGGCCGGGTGCAGCAGCTGGTGGAGGCGACGGTGCGGGCGGGGCTGCCGGCCGAGCTGTCGATGCCCGCCGGGCTGACGGGCATACCCCCGGCGGTGGACCTGTCGGCGTACCGGATCGTGCAGGAGGCGCTGGCGAACGTCGTGCGGCACGCGCCGGGGGCCGGCACCCGGGTGTCGGTCCGCTCGGACGGGGCGCATCTGACGGTGCTGGTGGTCAACGGCCCTGCACAGCCTTCGGGTTCGCTGCCCGGCCCGCGTGCGCCGGTGGAGACGTCGGGGACGGGGCACGGTCTGGTCGGCATGCGCGAACGCGTACGGTTGACCGGCGGCACGCTGGACGTCGGTCCGCTGCCCGACGGGGGCTTCCGGGTGGCCGCGCGGCTGCCGCTGCCTCCGTCGTCGCCCCCGCGGAACGGGAACCCGGAGGACTCTTGA
- a CDS encoding pirin family protein: MISVRRSGDRFRGGDGAAGIESRHSFSFGTFYDPDNLRFGPVLACNEERLAPGAGFEEHPHSHTEIVTWVVEGELTHRDSAGHATVVRAGDVQHLSAASGVRHVERNDVDRPLTFLQMWLAPLEPGGEPAYTTVPGIADSTPYALPEAGAMLHVRRLAEGERTAVPDAARAYVHVVRGGVRLGDQELTAGDEARITGEEGLELVADGPAEVLVWELSA, encoded by the coding sequence GTGATTTCCGTACGTCGCTCGGGCGACCGATTCAGGGGCGGGGACGGGGCGGCCGGCATCGAGTCCCGGCACTCCTTCTCCTTCGGCACCTTCTACGATCCGGACAACCTCCGCTTCGGCCCGGTCCTGGCGTGCAACGAGGAACGGCTCGCGCCCGGCGCGGGCTTCGAGGAGCACCCGCACAGTCACACCGAGATCGTCACCTGGGTCGTGGAGGGCGAGCTGACCCACCGCGACTCGGCGGGCCACGCCACCGTCGTACGGGCCGGCGACGTCCAGCACCTCAGCGCCGCCTCCGGCGTCCGGCACGTCGAACGCAACGACGTGGACCGTCCTTTGACGTTCCTTCAGATGTGGCTCGCGCCGCTGGAGCCCGGCGGCGAGCCCGCGTACACGACCGTCCCCGGCATCGCCGACTCCACCCCGTACGCCCTGCCGGAGGCGGGGGCCATGCTCCATGTGCGGCGGCTGGCGGAGGGCGAGCGCACGGCCGTCCCGGACGCTGCGCGCGCGTACGTCCATGTGGTGCGGGGCGGGGTGCGCCTCGGCGATCAGGAGCTGACGGCGGGCGACGAGGCCCGGATCACCGGCGAGGAGGGCCTCGAACTGGTCGCGGACGGACCGGCCGAGGTGCTGGTCTGGGAGCTTTCGGCCTGA
- a CDS encoding alpha/beta hydrolase: MRRYARTLVAVALATTAVSGTAGWVSGNTQQAVTGPPPGITAWRADRVLGRELPDPERESPAEVGRFFRGLSERDRNTLVVRHPLVVGNLDGVPAVLRYRANARALKAVHDPRYARLAGDPHRQILAFDPRGRGQVAEVFGDLDHARRVSVVVPGSDIDAGTFDRTADVYGTPAGMAKSLYARTGRGSAVIAWAGYTTPVGLGVDAATGSLAEAGADRLARFTDGLAADGVPAPAVFCHSYGSVVCGLAASRLRARDLVVLGSPGMRADDVGALHTRARVWAAKDPDDWIGRVPHVEIAGLGHGPDPASPEFGARRVPADDAHGHTGYFAPGTESLHAFARIAEGVRG, translated from the coding sequence ATGAGGCGTTATGCGAGGACCCTGGTCGCGGTGGCACTGGCCACGACCGCGGTGTCGGGAACGGCCGGCTGGGTCTCGGGCAACACCCAGCAGGCGGTGACCGGGCCGCCGCCCGGCATCACGGCCTGGCGGGCGGACCGGGTGCTCGGCCGCGAGCTGCCCGACCCGGAGCGGGAGTCCCCCGCCGAAGTGGGCCGTTTCTTCCGGGGGTTGAGCGAGCGGGACCGGAACACGCTGGTGGTACGCCATCCGCTCGTCGTCGGAAACCTCGACGGCGTCCCGGCCGTCCTGCGCTACCGGGCCAACGCCCGTGCGCTGAAGGCCGTTCACGACCCCCGGTACGCCCGTCTCGCCGGGGACCCGCACCGGCAGATCCTGGCGTTCGACCCCCGGGGCCGCGGCCAGGTCGCGGAGGTCTTCGGCGACCTGGACCACGCACGCCGGGTGTCGGTGGTGGTGCCCGGTTCGGACATCGACGCGGGCACCTTCGACCGTACGGCCGATGTGTACGGGACCCCGGCCGGGATGGCGAAGTCCCTTTACGCGCGGACCGGTCGGGGCAGCGCCGTGATCGCCTGGGCCGGGTACACCACGCCCGTGGGCCTCGGCGTGGACGCCGCGACCGGTTCGCTCGCCGAGGCGGGGGCGGACCGGCTGGCCCGGTTCACGGACGGGCTGGCGGCCGACGGGGTGCCCGCGCCCGCCGTGTTCTGCCACAGCTACGGCTCGGTCGTCTGCGGTCTCGCCGCGTCCCGGCTGCGCGCCCGCGACCTGGTGGTGCTCGGCTCGCCCGGGATGCGGGCCGACGACGTCGGCGCGCTGCACACCCGGGCGCGGGTGTGGGCGGCCAAGGACCCCGACGACTGGATCGGCCGGGTGCCGCACGTCGAGATCGCGGGGCTGGGCCACGGCCCCGACCCGGCGTCCCCGGAGTTCGGCGCGCGCCGGGTGCCCGCGGACGACGCCCACGGGCACACCGGCTACTTCGCGCCCGGCACCGAGTCGCTGCACGCCTTCGCCAGGATCGCGGAAGGGGTGCGCGGCTGA
- a CDS encoding response regulator transcription factor: MTIRVIIVDDQAMVRAGFAALLAAQPDIEVAGEAPDGRRAIEVSRHVRPDVVLMDVRMPEMDGLAAARALLDPPAGVVHVPRVLMLTTFDVDDYVYEALRAGASGFLLKDAPPADLISAVRVVAAGDALLAPSVTRRLIADFARQGPPSGAGRSGAALRLNGLTPRETEVLELIARGLSNQEIAGRLVLAEQTVKTHIGRVLAKLDLRDRAQAVIFAYEAGVVVPGTP; this comes from the coding sequence TTGACCATTCGTGTGATCATCGTCGACGACCAGGCCATGGTGCGGGCGGGGTTCGCGGCACTGCTGGCGGCGCAGCCGGACATCGAGGTGGCCGGTGAGGCGCCGGACGGGCGCCGGGCCATCGAGGTCAGCCGCCACGTACGCCCGGACGTGGTGCTGATGGATGTCCGGATGCCCGAGATGGACGGCCTGGCCGCCGCACGCGCGCTGCTGGACCCGCCGGCGGGCGTGGTGCATGTGCCCCGGGTGCTGATGCTCACCACGTTCGACGTGGACGACTATGTGTACGAGGCCCTGCGGGCCGGGGCGTCCGGCTTCCTGCTCAAGGACGCGCCGCCGGCCGATCTGATCTCGGCGGTCCGCGTGGTGGCCGCCGGTGACGCGCTGCTGGCGCCGTCCGTGACCCGGCGGCTGATCGCCGACTTCGCCCGGCAGGGGCCGCCCTCCGGCGCGGGCCGCAGCGGGGCCGCGCTGCGGCTGAACGGGCTGACGCCGCGCGAGACCGAGGTGCTCGAACTGATCGCCAGGGGGCTGTCGAACCAGGAGATAGCCGGGCGGCTGGTGCTCGCCGAGCAGACCGTGAAGACCCATATCGGGCGGGTGCTGGCCAAGCTGGACCTGCGGGACCGGGCGCAGGCCGTGATCTTCGCGTACGAGGCGGGTGTGGTGGTGCCGGGCACCCCGTGA
- a CDS encoding serine hydrolase domain-containing protein yields the protein MLSLAMIENWPVPTAAAAVVRADGTVVGTHGPTAHRFPLASVTKPLAAYAALVAYEEGAVELDEPAGPEGSTVRHLLAHTSGLAFDEHRVTAPPGTRRLYSNAGFEVLGDHIAKAAGIPFPEYVRQAILEPLGMTATTVDGSPARDGVSTVDDLVRFAAEVQAPRLLDPRTVLEAQTVVHPGLKGVLPGYGHQNPNDWGLGFEIRDSKSPHWTGASSSPATFGHFGQSGTFLWVDPAAGAACVALTDRAFGPWAAEVWPPFTDAVLAELAA from the coding sequence ATGCTGAGCCTGGCGATGATCGAGAACTGGCCCGTCCCCACCGCGGCAGCGGCCGTCGTACGAGCGGACGGCACGGTCGTCGGTACGCACGGTCCCACCGCGCACCGCTTCCCCCTGGCCTCCGTGACCAAGCCGCTCGCGGCGTACGCGGCGCTGGTGGCCTACGAGGAGGGCGCCGTCGAGCTGGACGAGCCGGCCGGGCCCGAGGGCTCCACCGTCCGGCACCTGCTCGCGCACACCAGCGGGCTCGCCTTCGACGAGCACCGGGTCACGGCCCCGCCCGGCACCCGGCGGCTGTACTCCAACGCGGGCTTCGAGGTGCTCGGCGACCACATCGCCAAGGCCGCCGGCATCCCGTTCCCGGAATACGTTCGACAGGCGATCCTGGAGCCCCTGGGCATGACCGCGACCACCGTGGACGGCTCGCCCGCCCGCGACGGCGTCTCGACCGTCGACGACCTGGTGCGCTTCGCCGCCGAGGTCCAGGCCCCCCGCCTGCTCGACCCGCGCACGGTGCTGGAGGCGCAGACCGTCGTGCACCCCGGTCTCAAGGGCGTGCTGCCGGGCTACGGCCACCAGAACCCCAACGACTGGGGGCTCGGCTTCGAGATCCGCGACTCCAAGTCCCCGCACTGGACGGGCGCCTCGTCCTCCCCGGCCACGTTCGGCCACTTCGGGCAGTCGGGCACGTTCCTGTGGGTCGACCCGGCGGCGGGCGCGGCCTGTGTGGCCCTCACCGACCGCGCCTTCGGGCCGTGGGCGGCCGAGGTGTGGCCGCCGTTCACGGACGCGGTGCTCGCGGAGCTGGCGGCGTAA
- a CDS encoding aldo/keto reductase, whose protein sequence is MTDNKIATVELGRGGPQVGVQGLGCMGISEFYGETDEAAARETLETALAAGVTLFDTADIYGSGANETFLAPFVGAHRDEITLATKFAIERRDEDPDYRGVNNSPAYIRKAVEASLRRLGTDVIDLYYMHRRDPAVPLAESVGAMAELVQQGKVKQLGLSEVTGAELREAHAVHPIAALQSEWSLFSRDTERSAVSAAADLGVTVVPYSPLGRGFLTGSFADAGKELSQGDFRASQPRLTGDNARKNAALLEPVHKIAAAHGASAAQVALAWVQQRAQVHGITVVPIPGTRRSSRLLENVGATRITLTDDELALLEPIAGQVVGDRYQDMSLTSLARE, encoded by the coding sequence ATGACTGACAACAAGATCGCCACCGTGGAGCTCGGCAGGGGCGGCCCGCAGGTCGGAGTCCAGGGCCTCGGCTGCATGGGCATCAGCGAGTTCTACGGGGAAACGGACGAGGCGGCGGCCCGCGAGACGCTGGAGACGGCGCTCGCGGCGGGCGTCACCCTCTTCGACACCGCCGACATCTACGGCAGCGGCGCCAACGAGACGTTCCTCGCGCCGTTCGTCGGGGCGCACCGGGACGAGATCACGCTCGCCACCAAGTTCGCCATCGAGCGCCGCGACGAGGACCCGGACTACCGGGGCGTGAACAACTCGCCCGCCTACATCCGCAAGGCCGTCGAGGCCAGCCTGCGCCGGCTTGGCACCGACGTCATCGACCTGTACTACATGCACCGCCGCGACCCGGCCGTCCCGCTGGCCGAGTCCGTCGGCGCCATGGCCGAACTGGTCCAGCAGGGCAAGGTCAAGCAGCTCGGGCTCAGCGAGGTGACCGGCGCGGAGCTGCGCGAGGCGCACGCCGTGCACCCGATCGCCGCCCTCCAGTCCGAGTGGTCCCTCTTCAGCCGGGACACCGAGCGCAGCGCCGTCTCGGCCGCCGCCGACCTCGGTGTGACCGTCGTGCCGTACTCCCCGCTCGGCCGGGGCTTCCTCACCGGCTCGTTCGCGGACGCCGGCAAGGAGCTGTCCCAGGGCGACTTCCGCGCCTCGCAGCCGCGCCTGACCGGCGACAACGCGCGGAAGAACGCCGCGCTCCTGGAGCCGGTCCACAAGATCGCCGCCGCGCACGGGGCGAGCGCCGCCCAGGTGGCGCTGGCCTGGGTCCAGCAGCGCGCCCAGGTCCACGGGATCACCGTCGTCCCGATCCCCGGCACCCGCAGGAGCAGCCGGCTGCTCGAGAACGTCGGCGCGACCCGGATCACGCTGACCGACGACGAGCTGGCCCTTCTGGAGCCGATCGCCGGCCAGGTGGTGGGCGACCGCTACCAGGACATGAGCCTGACCTCGCTCGCGCGCGAGTAG